The following proteins come from a genomic window of Flavobacteriaceae bacterium MAR_2010_188:
- a CDS encoding Formylglycine-generating enzyme, required for sulfatase activity, contains SUMF1/FGE domain: MKFNSNLYNSASFTLLLLLAFNCKEEVKTSKVGEPDIKEYNLIVEKPADVETPVGMVWVPGKTFIQGAKKNDEFAMPREKPEHKVSVDGFFMDATEVTNAQFKKFVDSTKYITVAERAIDWGEMKKTLPANTPKPADSILQPGSLTFNKNFDKVVNMEDYGQWWTWKIGANWKHPAGPESNIEGQDSLPVVHIAYEDAIAYCDWAERRLPTEAEWEAAAQGVATDKIYTWGNDASVLDKNANTWQGNFPLTNESVDGFEYIAPVKSYPPNTLGIYDMLGNVWELTSDLYNEDYYKKLETENTLNPTGAEEHYNPGSPYEIERIIKGGSYLCNASYCASFRISAKMGMSLDSGSDHVGFRTVATPEMLTDVE; the protein is encoded by the coding sequence ATGAAATTCAACAGTAATCTATATAACTCGGCTAGTTTTACTTTGCTGCTTTTGCTGGCTTTTAATTGTAAAGAGGAAGTGAAGACTTCTAAAGTCGGAGAACCTGATATAAAAGAATATAATCTTATTGTAGAAAAACCAGCGGATGTAGAGACTCCGGTAGGAATGGTTTGGGTACCAGGTAAAACATTTATTCAAGGAGCAAAAAAGAACGATGAGTTCGCCATGCCAAGGGAAAAACCAGAGCATAAGGTCTCCGTTGATGGATTTTTTATGGATGCAACGGAAGTGACGAATGCTCAGTTTAAAAAGTTCGTTGATTCTACCAAATACATAACGGTCGCAGAACGGGCTATAGACTGGGGTGAAATGAAAAAAACACTACCCGCAAACACCCCAAAACCGGCCGATTCTATCTTGCAGCCGGGAAGTCTAACTTTTAATAAGAATTTTGACAAGGTGGTGAATATGGAAGATTATGGTCAGTGGTGGACTTGGAAAATTGGCGCCAATTGGAAGCATCCCGCTGGTCCTGAATCTAATATCGAAGGACAGGACAGTTTGCCGGTTGTTCACATTGCTTACGAAGATGCCATCGCCTATTGCGATTGGGCAGAAAGACGCCTGCCTACCGAAGCAGAATGGGAAGCTGCCGCTCAGGGCGTTGCAACCGACAAAATTTATACTTGGGGGAATGATGCAAGCGTTTTAGATAAAAATGCAAACACTTGGCAAGGAAATTTTCCGTTGACCAACGAATCGGTGGACGGTTTTGAATACATCGCTCCGGTAAAATCTTATCCGCCCAATACGTTAGGAATCTATGATATGTTGGGTAATGTATGGGAATTGACCAGCGACCTCTATAACGAGGATTATTATAAGAAATTAGAAACTGAGAATACCTTAAATCCTACTGGTGCCGAAGAGCATTATAATCCTGGTAGCCCTTACGAAATAGAGCGAATCATTAAAGGTGGGTCTTATCTTTGTAATGCTTCTTATTGCGCTAGTTTTCGGATTTCGGCCAAGATGGGAATGAGCCTAGATAGTGGCTCTGACCACGTCGGCTTTAGAACGGTGGCAACTCCAGAAATGTTGACCGACGTAGAATAA